One segment of Niabella beijingensis DNA contains the following:
- a CDS encoding Ldh family oxidoreductase: protein MQDTTYAYQQLLDFTIQVFKKIGCPDTDAVTAASVLLSADLRGVDSHGVARLSGYVRLWEAKRVNATPQITVIHETPSTAVVDGDGGLGLVVAPFAMQLAIEKARNVGTGWVSVQHSNHYGIAAAHAMKALEHDMIGISMTNASPLVAPTFSISKMLGTNPICVAAPAGVQPPFVADLATTTAANGKLEILQRKEEAAPLGWVQDAEGHASTDASILKKGGALLPLGGDREHGSHKGYALGAVVDIFSALLSGANYAPWVPPFPAYVPMPERQPGKGIGHFFGAMRVDAFRTVEAYKRDMDDWISGFRNAAPIQGQEQVLIPGDPERIMEAERSREGIPLLPAVAADLKALGDKLGVVF, encoded by the coding sequence ATGCAGGATACAACATATGCTTATCAGCAATTACTTGATTTCACCATCCAGGTCTTTAAAAAAATAGGTTGTCCGGATACAGATGCAGTCACTGCTGCCAGCGTGTTGCTTTCCGCAGATCTGCGGGGTGTGGATTCGCATGGTGTGGCACGCCTTTCAGGATACGTGCGGCTCTGGGAAGCAAAACGGGTGAATGCAACACCACAAATAACGGTGATTCATGAAACACCGTCGACGGCAGTAGTGGATGGTGACGGCGGGCTGGGACTGGTGGTAGCGCCCTTTGCCATGCAGCTGGCCATAGAAAAGGCCCGTAATGTGGGTACGGGCTGGGTCAGTGTGCAGCACAGCAATCATTACGGAATTGCTGCTGCCCATGCGATGAAGGCATTGGAACACGATATGATCGGTATCTCCATGACCAATGCCAGTCCGCTGGTGGCGCCTACTTTTTCCATTTCAAAAATGCTGGGCACCAATCCCATTTGTGTAGCGGCACCTGCAGGTGTGCAGCCTCCCTTTGTGGCAGATCTTGCTACAACCACCGCAGCGAACGGAAAACTGGAAATATTACAGCGAAAAGAGGAAGCGGCGCCATTGGGATGGGTACAGGATGCTGAGGGACATGCATCTACGGATGCCAGTATTCTTAAAAAAGGAGGCGCCCTGCTTCCCCTGGGCGGCGACAGGGAACATGGCAGTCATAAAGGCTATGCCCTGGGCGCAGTGGTGGATATCTTTTCTGCCCTGCTCAGTGGTGCCAACTATGCGCCCTGGGTACCGCCTTTTCCGGCTTATGTACCTATGCCCGAACGACAGCCGGGAAAAGGCATCGGTCATTTTTTCGGAGCCATGCGGGTGGATGCCTTTCGTACGGTGGAAGCATATAAGCGCGATATGGACGACTGGATCAGCGGGTTCCGGAATGCAGCGCCCATACAGGGACAGGAACAGGTGCTGATACCCGGAGACCCTGAGCGGATCATGGAAGCAGAACGAAGCCGGGAAGGGATCCCTTTATTGCCGGCTGTAGCTGCTGATCTCAAAGCACTGGGCGATAAGCTGGGTGTGGTATTTTAA
- a CDS encoding universal stress protein, translated as MKKILALTDFSENAQHAVQYALTLAAAWRAGLYLLHTYEPPVLFQADASGGVAPEGAPGLLNYTLMMEQSEALAEASTQKINALKEAISASHPDIAVTAQVTEGFLGDVANDLTEKAAIDLVLMGIKGKSGLEKILIGSNAIKAIEGIQAPLLIVPENADNVLPVKIALASDLELLSEGTIAALEQFFNGLPVADLLIVNVNMNPSDPVNQEKVSAIKAQLQAFNPVIHFLEAQHVETGLETFVAENGISLLVFIHHERSWVGQLFHKSVSKQIAWNTNIPVLRLKG; from the coding sequence ATGAAAAAAATCCTGGCACTTACCGATTTTTCCGAGAATGCGCAGCATGCAGTTCAGTATGCGCTTACCCTGGCAGCTGCCTGGCGGGCAGGCCTGTACCTGCTTCATACCTATGAGCCTCCGGTGCTGTTCCAGGCAGACGCCTCCGGCGGCGTAGCTCCTGAAGGCGCACCGGGCCTCCTCAATTATACGCTGATGATGGAACAATCGGAGGCGCTTGCTGAAGCAAGTACACAAAAGATCAATGCATTGAAAGAGGCCATATCCGCAAGTCATCCGGATATAGCTGTAACCGCACAGGTTACAGAAGGCTTCCTTGGTGATGTTGCCAATGACCTCACAGAAAAAGCAGCCATTGACCTGGTGCTGATGGGCATCAAAGGCAAGTCGGGGCTGGAAAAAATACTGATTGGAAGCAACGCCATCAAAGCCATTGAAGGCATCCAGGCCCCGCTCCTGATCGTGCCGGAAAATGCGGATAATGTGCTGCCGGTAAAGATAGCGCTGGCGTCTGATCTGGAACTCCTCAGCGAAGGAACGATCGCAGCGCTGGAGCAATTCTTCAATGGACTGCCGGTAGCCGACCTGCTTATCGTAAACGTGAACATGAACCCTTCCGACCCGGTTAACCAGGAAAAAGTAAGCGCCATCAAAGCACAGCTGCAGGCATTCAACCCCGTGATCCATTTCCTGGAAGCCCAGCATGTGGAAACAGGTCTGGAAACATTTGTAGCGGAAAACGGGATCTCCCTGCTCGTATTTATCCATCACGAGCGCAGCTGGGTCGGCCAGTTATTTCATAAAAGCGTCAGTAAACAGATCGCCTGGAATACAAATATTCCTGTATTGCGGCTGAAAGGGTGA
- a CDS encoding alpha/beta fold hydrolase has translation MQTLYCIPGFGVDERIYGNLIIENARLHFINWLEPEPGETFNTYARRMAAAITEEYPVLVGISFGGMIALEIAGFRPVRQVILISSIKQRAEMPLSMRLAGLLRLNRIFPVKQIQKSEAAYKIANRRLGAYTPDEQEFANTYRKTANLNYVNWSFEKILNWRNGNRFEQVIHIHGSKDRIFPIKYITADYVIEGGTHMMVWNRAAEISRIINNTLEQLNGGPAGAKPAH, from the coding sequence ATGCAAACACTTTACTGTATACCTGGTTTCGGGGTCGATGAACGGATCTATGGCAACCTGATCATTGAAAATGCCCGGCTTCACTTTATTAACTGGCTGGAACCTGAACCCGGCGAGACCTTTAACACGTATGCCCGCCGGATGGCAGCAGCGATAACAGAAGAATACCCGGTGCTTGTGGGCATTTCCTTTGGGGGGATGATCGCACTGGAGATCGCAGGGTTCAGGCCCGTGAGGCAGGTGATCCTGATCTCGAGCATCAAGCAGAGGGCTGAAATGCCGCTGTCGATGCGGCTTGCAGGCCTGCTGCGGCTGAACCGGATTTTTCCCGTAAAGCAGATACAGAAAAGCGAAGCCGCCTATAAGATCGCGAACCGGCGGTTGGGTGCCTACACACCAGATGAGCAGGAGTTTGCTAACACCTACCGTAAAACGGCAAACCTGAACTATGTGAACTGGTCGTTCGAAAAGATCTTAAACTGGCGGAACGGGAACCGGTTTGAACAGGTGATCCATATTCATGGAAGCAAGGACCGGATCTTTCCCATAAAATATATAACGGCGGATTATGTGATAGAAGGCGGAACGCATATGATGGTATGGAACCGCGCTGCGGAAATCAGCAGGATCATCAATAACACACTGGAACAGCTCAATGGCGGACCTGCCGGAGCAAAGCCGGCACATTGA
- a CDS encoding aspartate kinase has product MKVMKFGGTSVGKPERMKHIAGLLQNEEEPAVVVLSALSGTTNALVEIGNAIARGDRHSAQQLINNLQEHYNKFIRELFSQDAARAKAQAIVDEHFEFLNIILKISFSEALSKDILAQGELLSTKIFSAYLEEQGAAYALLPALEFMSIDENEEPQIGSIRIKLTQLLSQHSDKKILVTQGYICRNARGEVDNLKRGGSDYSASLIAAAINASVCEIWTDIDGMHNNDPRVVGTTKPVEQLSFEEAAELAYFGAKILHPASIWPAQQYKIPVKLLNTMEPQAKGTLITQEPSGAGVKAVAAKDNIYAIRIKSSRMLLAYGFLRKVFEVFEKYKTSIDMITTSEVAVSLTVDNADHLDQIVKELEALGTVTVDKDQTIVSVVGYRINETEEIIKKLFGSIRNVPIRMVSYGGSQHNISLLVGADEKVHLLKQLNKGMFGLD; this is encoded by the coding sequence ATGAAGGTAATGAAATTTGGAGGTACCAGTGTTGGTAAACCAGAACGGATGAAACATATTGCGGGGCTTCTGCAAAACGAAGAAGAGCCTGCAGTAGTGGTACTTTCTGCGCTTTCCGGTACCACAAACGCATTGGTGGAGATCGGTAATGCCATTGCACGCGGAGACCGGCATTCGGCCCAGCAACTGATTAACAACCTGCAGGAACATTATAATAAATTCATCCGGGAGTTGTTTTCACAGGATGCAGCCCGTGCAAAGGCCCAGGCCATCGTGGATGAGCATTTTGAATTCTTAAATATTATCCTCAAGATCTCTTTCAGTGAAGCATTGAGCAAAGATATCCTTGCCCAGGGTGAGTTATTGTCTACCAAGATCTTTTCCGCTTATCTCGAAGAGCAGGGTGCTGCTTATGCCCTGTTGCCGGCCCTGGAATTTATGAGCATCGATGAAAATGAAGAACCGCAGATCGGCAGTATCCGCATCAAGCTTACCCAGCTGCTGAGCCAGCACTCGGATAAAAAGATACTGGTAACACAGGGTTATATCTGCCGGAACGCCAGGGGAGAAGTAGATAACCTGAAACGGGGCGGAAGCGATTATTCAGCCTCACTGATCGCTGCGGCCATCAATGCGTCGGTTTGCGAGATATGGACGGATATCGACGGAATGCATAACAACGATCCGCGGGTTGTGGGTACTACAAAACCCGTGGAGCAGCTGAGTTTTGAAGAAGCGGCAGAGCTGGCTTACTTTGGTGCAAAGATCCTTCACCCGGCCTCGATCTGGCCGGCACAGCAATACAAGATACCGGTAAAGCTGCTCAATACCATGGAGCCGCAGGCAAAAGGCACGCTCATTACACAGGAGCCTTCCGGTGCAGGAGTAAAGGCGGTTGCGGCAAAGGATAATATCTATGCCATCCGCATCAAAAGCAGCCGCATGCTGCTGGCCTATGGTTTCCTGCGGAAGGTATTTGAAGTGTTTGAAAAATATAAGACCTCCATCGATATGATCACCACATCAGAGGTGGCCGTATCCCTTACCGTCGACAATGCGGATCATCTGGACCAGATCGTGAAAGAACTGGAAGCACTGGGAACGGTGACCGTAGATAAGGATCAGACGATTGTTTCCGTTGTGGGATACCGCATCAATGAAACAGAAGAGATCATAAAAAAACTGTTTGGTTCCATCCGTAATGTACCGATCCGTATGGTATCCTATGGCGGAAGCCAGCACAATATTTCATTGCTTGTAGGGGCCGATGAAAAAGTACACCTGCTGAAGCAGTTGAACAAAGGAATGTTCGGTCTCGATTAA
- a CDS encoding trypsin-like peptidase domain-containing protein: protein MKLKQILLVVVISVLSAFAGIFLYGKFARSGANTVGVPVDGKLPANYASFFDNKGNAAEPTDFTKASESAIPAVVHIKTKIPAQKITNDLPRGRTGDPFEDFFGDMFGLGPQMRPEQRASGSGVIISQDGYIVTNNHVVSDGGTGVASEIKITLNEGRKTYNAKVVGRDPSTDIAVLKVEANNLPYMIYGNSDDVKLGQWVLAVGYPFNLEATVTAGIISAKGRSIGINGQQSVSPVESFIQTDAAVNQGNSGGALINTTGQLIGINSAILAPSGTYAGYSFAIPVNIVKKVVNDIVKYGDVKRGYLGISYFDEQKTPGENERRLKQSGLQSGDGVYVLEAPNDGGAAKAGIKRGDIITKINGTPVASGLQMSGIIASAQPGDKVKLTYVRGGKEATVDVTLSGKPSESKLTNTDQLADQLGVELADVEAKRAEQLRIHGGGVEIKNIRPNGLLSKSRIDKGFIITAANGQRVKSIKELAAVLGSSRSSKIELEGIYPGYSGLYSYQINLNGDDEDSGSF, encoded by the coding sequence ATGAAATTGAAACAAATTCTCTTAGTGGTTGTGATCAGCGTGCTGTCTGCATTTGCAGGCATTTTCCTTTATGGGAAATTTGCGCGCAGTGGTGCCAATACTGTAGGAGTTCCGGTGGATGGTAAATTACCGGCCAACTACGCCAGCTTTTTTGACAATAAGGGCAATGCAGCAGAGCCCACCGATTTTACCAAAGCATCCGAGTCTGCCATCCCGGCCGTGGTACATATCAAAACAAAAATACCTGCGCAAAAAATAACCAATGACCTGCCCAGAGGCAGAACGGGTGATCCTTTTGAAGACTTTTTCGGGGACATGTTCGGCCTCGGACCGCAGATGCGTCCGGAGCAGCGCGCTTCCGGCAGTGGTGTGATCATCAGCCAGGATGGCTACATTGTAACCAATAACCACGTGGTATCCGATGGCGGTACTGGTGTGGCCTCTGAAATAAAGATAACCCTGAATGAAGGACGTAAAACCTATAACGCAAAAGTAGTGGGCCGTGATCCCAGTACGGATATTGCGGTTTTAAAGGTGGAAGCCAATAACCTCCCCTATATGATCTACGGGAATTCCGACGATGTAAAACTGGGCCAGTGGGTGCTCGCAGTGGGCTATCCGTTCAACCTGGAGGCCACGGTTACTGCCGGTATCATCAGCGCCAAGGGCCGGAGCATCGGCATCAACGGTCAGCAGAGCGTGTCGCCGGTTGAATCCTTTATACAAACAGATGCGGCGGTAAACCAGGGTAACAGCGGCGGCGCGCTGATCAACACAACCGGTCAGCTCATCGGTATCAACTCGGCCATCTTGGCACCCAGCGGTACTTATGCCGGATATTCATTCGCCATCCCGGTAAACATTGTAAAGAAAGTAGTAAACGATATTGTTAAATACGGGGATGTGAAACGGGGTTACCTGGGCATCAGTTATTTTGATGAGCAAAAAACACCCGGCGAAAATGAGCGCCGTCTTAAACAAAGCGGTCTTCAGAGCGGCGACGGTGTTTATGTACTGGAAGCTCCGAACGACGGAGGTGCTGCAAAAGCAGGCATCAAACGCGGTGATATTATCACCAAGATCAATGGTACACCCGTGGCCAGCGGTTTACAGATGTCGGGGATCATTGCCAGCGCGCAACCGGGCGACAAGGTAAAACTGACTTACGTGCGCGGAGGAAAAGAAGCCACAGTTGATGTAACACTTTCCGGCAAGCCGAGTGAAAGTAAACTCACCAACACCGATCAGCTGGCCGATCAGCTGGGTGTGGAACTGGCCGATGTGGAAGCAAAACGGGCAGAGCAACTGCGCATCCACGGCGGCGGCGTTGAGATCAAGAACATCCGTCCGAACGGCCTGCTGAGCAAAAGCCGTATTGACAAAGGATTTATCATTACAGCCGCCAACGGACAACGCGTAAAATCCATCAAAGAGCTGGCTGCTGTTTTAGGCAGCAGCAGAAGCAGCAAAATTGAACTGGAAGGTATTTATCCGGGCTACAGCGGCCTGTATTCTTACCAGATCAATCTTAACGGCGACGATGAGGATTCCGGATCATTTTAA